In a single window of the Eshraghiella crossota genome:
- the yqeK gene encoding bis(5'-nucleosyl)-tetraphosphatase (symmetrical) YqeK, which yields MELDEIISEVKKHITEKRFAHTEGVAFTAAALAMKFSYESGYRENDNMEFVDKARTAGYLHDNAKCLSDEELLAVCAKNNIPVTECEKKSPYLLHGKVGAFYAKTLYGIDDEDILNAITYHTTGRPGMSMLEKIIFTADYIEPGRTRQANLDYIRYLAFTDIDRCVLKILSDTLDYLEEKHKSIDDMTVKTLEYYKNKQEMV from the coding sequence ATGGAACTTGATGAAATTATTTCAGAAGTAAAAAAACATATAACGGAAAAGCGCTTTGCGCATACGGAGGGCGTTGCATTTACTGCAGCCGCTCTTGCGATGAAATTCTCTTATGAAAGCGGTTATAGGGAAAACGATAACATGGAATTTGTGGATAAGGCAAGGACAGCGGGGTATCTTCATGACAACGCAAAGTGTCTTTCCGATGAAGAACTGTTAGCTGTATGTGCAAAAAACAATATTCCGGTTACAGAATGTGAAAAGAAAAGCCCATATCTTTTACATGGTAAAGTTGGGGCGTTTTATGCAAAAACATTGTATGGAATAGATGATGAGGATATTCTTAACGCAATTACTTACCATACAACCGGCAGACCGGGAATGAGTATGTTGGAAAAAATTATTTTTACAGCCGATTATATAGAACCGGGAAGAACCAGACAGGCAAATCTTGATTATATAAGGTATCTTGCTTTTACTGACATTGACAGATGCGTTTTGAAAATTTTAAGTGACACGCTGGATTATCTTGAAGAGAAACATAAGAGTATCGATGACATGACGGTAAAGACTCTTGAATATTACAAGAATAAGCAGGAGATGGTGTAA
- the obgE gene encoding GTPase ObgE, with the protein MFADYAKIFIKSGKGGDGHVSFRRELFVAAGGPDGGDGGKGGDVIFEVDKGLNTLNEFRHVRKYVAESGEEGGKRLCHGRNGNDLIIKVPEGTIIRDDVSGKVIADMSNGREREVVLKGGRGGKGNKNYATATMQVPKYAQPGGQAKELWVKLELKVIADVGLVGFPNVGKSTLLSMVSNARPKIANYHFTTLNPNLGVVDLEGADGYVIADIPGLIEGASEGVGLGHEFLRHIERCKVIIHMVDAASSEGRDPIDDINKINAELEAYNPELIKRPQVIAANKTDLIFAGDEDPVQKIKDEFEPKGIKVFPISAATGKGLKELLYAVRNILDSLDPEPIVYKKEYFPEEMYDKSEPIEVYKADEHAFVIEGDRVDRMLGYTNLDDEKGFAFFQKFMKEQGIIEQLESLGIEEGDTVYLGDLEFDYYR; encoded by the coding sequence ATGTTTGCAGATTATGCAAAGATTTTCATAAAATCAGGAAAAGGCGGGGACGGCCATGTAAGTTTCCGCAGAGAACTTTTTGTCGCAGCAGGCGGACCGGACGGTGGTGACGGTGGCAAGGGTGGCGACGTTATTTTTGAAGTTGACAAAGGTCTTAATACATTGAATGAATTCCGTCATGTCCGCAAATATGTGGCTGAGAGTGGCGAAGAAGGCGGAAAACGCTTATGCCACGGACGAAACGGTAATGATCTTATTATAAAAGTTCCGGAAGGAACAATCATAAGGGATGATGTATCAGGCAAGGTAATTGCGGATATGTCAAACGGAAGGGAAAGAGAAGTAGTTTTAAAAGGCGGCAGAGGCGGCAAAGGCAACAAAAATTATGCCACAGCCACAATGCAGGTTCCTAAATACGCACAACCCGGCGGACAGGCTAAGGAGCTCTGGGTTAAACTTGAACTTAAAGTTATAGCAGATGTAGGACTTGTGGGCTTTCCTAATGTAGGTAAATCAACTTTGCTTTCAATGGTCAGTAATGCAAGACCTAAGATTGCGAATTATCATTTTACCACACTTAATCCTAATCTGGGAGTCGTTGACCTTGAAGGAGCAGACGGTTATGTTATAGCAGATATACCGGGTCTTATTGAGGGTGCTTCGGAGGGCGTCGGATTGGGACATGAATTTTTACGTCATATTGAACGTTGTAAGGTCATAATTCACATGGTTGATGCTGCCTCATCCGAAGGCAGGGATCCTATTGACGATATTAACAAGATTAATGCAGAACTTGAGGCTTATAATCCGGAACTCATTAAGAGACCTCAGGTTATTGCCGCAAATAAGACCGATTTGATTTTTGCAGGGGATGAAGATCCTGTACAGAAAATTAAAGATGAATTTGAACCAAAGGGTATTAAAGTATTCCCTATTTCAGCAGCTACCGGCAAGGGACTTAAGGAACTGCTTTATGCCGTTAGAAATATACTTGATTCATTAGATCCTGAACCAATTGTATATAAGAAGGAATATTTCCCTGAGGAAATGTACGATAAGTCGGAACCGATTGAAGTATATAAGGCAGATGAGCATGCCTTTGTCATTGAAGGAGACAGGGTGGACAGAATGTTAGGATATACCAATCTTGATGATGAAAAAGGTTTTGCTTTCTTCCAGAAGTTTATGAAAGAACAGGGAATTATTGAACAGCTTGAAAGTCTCGGAATTGAAGAAGGTGACACAGTTTACCTTGGAGACCTTGAATTTGATTATTACAGATAA
- the rpmA gene encoding 50S ribosomal protein L27 has protein sequence MLKLNLQFFAHKKGVGSTKNGRDSESKRLGAKRADGQFVLAGNILYRQRGTKILPGVNVGRGGDDTLFATVDGVVRFERKGRDKKQVSVYPVASEQ, from the coding sequence ATGTTAAAACTTAACCTTCAGTTTTTCGCTCATAAAAAGGGCGTTGGTTCTACTAAGAACGGTAGAGATTCTGAATCTAAGAGATTAGGCGCAAAGAGAGCTGATGGACAGTTCGTATTAGCCGGAAATATTCTTTACAGACAGCGTGGAACAAAGATTCTTCCAGGCGTAAACGTTGGACGTGGCGGTGATGATACATTATTTGCAACAGTTGACGGTGTCGTTAGATTTGAAAGAAAAGGCAGGGACAAGAAACAGGTTTCTGTTTATCCGGTAGCATCAGAACAGTAA
- the hisA gene encoding 1-(5-phosphoribosyl)-5-[(5-phosphoribosylamino)methylideneamino]imidazole-4-carboxamide isomerase: MQLYPAIDLKDGKCVRLRQGEFKDITVYSEEPYKVAKYFEDMGASFIHLVDLDGALAGKAVNEDTIKKIVKEVTIPCELGGGIRTLEDIERVLSYGIYRVIIGTKAVNEPEFVKAAVEKFGAEHIVVGVDAKDGMVAIQGWEQVSSIKALDLCLKMKSYGVRTIVYTDIAKDGMLSGPNVAMTKELTDKTGLNIVASGGMSSMQDLANLDEAGIKGAIIGKAVYENKINIEEAVHTYERKECEVMFSSLKLNSDGMIPVVVQDYMTNEVLMVAYMNEEAYNKTVSTGRMTYYSRSRNELWIKGLTSGHFQYVKELYLDCDKDTLLAKVLQIGNACHTGAYSCFFNKLI, encoded by the coding sequence ATGCAGTTATATCCCGCAATTGATTTAAAAGACGGAAAATGTGTAAGGCTCAGACAGGGTGAATTTAAGGACATAACGGTATATAGCGAAGAACCTTATAAAGTTGCAAAATATTTTGAAGATATGGGTGCTTCTTTTATACATCTGGTTGACCTTGACGGAGCACTTGCAGGAAAAGCGGTCAATGAAGACACAATCAAAAAGATTGTTAAAGAAGTGACAATCCCTTGTGAACTTGGCGGCGGAATAAGAACGCTGGAAGATATAGAGCGTGTGCTTTCTTACGGAATTTACAGGGTTATAATCGGAACAAAGGCAGTAAATGAGCCTGAATTTGTTAAGGCGGCTGTGGAAAAATTCGGGGCAGAGCATATTGTAGTCGGCGTTGATGCCAAAGACGGAATGGTTGCCATACAGGGCTGGGAACAGGTAAGCAGCATTAAGGCACTTGATTTATGCCTTAAGATGAAATCATACGGCGTAAGAACCATAGTATATACGGATATAGCCAAGGACGGAATGCTTTCCGGTCCTAATGTTGCCATGACAAAGGAGCTTACCGATAAAACAGGACTTAATATAGTTGCATCCGGGGGAATGTCCTCAATGCAGGATCTCGCTAATCTTGATGAAGCAGGTATTAAGGGAGCTATTATAGGAAAAGCTGTTTATGAAAATAAAATCAATATAGAAGAAGCTGTGCATACATATGAACGTAAGGAATGCGAAGTTATGTTTTCTTCGCTTAAGCTTAATTCTGATGGCATGATTCCTGTGGTTGTGCAGGATTACATGACGAATGAAGTCCTTATGGTAGCATATATGAATGAAGAAGCTTATAATAAGACTGTATCAACCGGGAGAATGACTTATTACAGCAGAAGCCGCAATGAATTATGGATTAAAGGCCTTACATCAGGACATTTCCAGTATGTCAAGGAACTTTATCTTGATTGTGACAAGGATACTCTTTTGGCAAAGGTACTCCAGATAGGAAATGCCTGTCATACAGGTGCATATTCCTGCTTTTTTAATAAGCTTATTTAG
- a CDS encoding ribonuclease E/G, whose protein sequence is MKKLVITGYREKNTAVLFEDGKETEIRVIEEEGSILNNIYVGRVNKVVPNINSAFVEISKGIICYLPINEEHVIFLNRKNTDKVCQGDIVLVQVVKDAIKTKRPMVTCKLNISGKYVAISFDNKGIIGVSKKITDSRRIAELKTLLKEYATDEYGFIVRTEAEHADNKDICDEALKLVNEFEDIVRISSMRPAFTLIKKGGNSVDDMVSSMKLRKEDEVITDIPEIYEALSDKEYTVSLYQDTMISLKTLYNIEKIINDALSKYVWLKRGGYLVIEQTEALTVIDVNTGKYDGKDKDREDTFLKINMEAAEEVERQLRLRNISGIVVVDFINMKDDNIKILTDELCTQLKKDIVKCKYVDYTKLGLVEITRQKIRRSLIEYFTKNS, encoded by the coding sequence TTGAAAAAATTAGTAATTACCGGATACAGAGAAAAAAATACGGCTGTTCTTTTTGAAGACGGCAAAGAGACCGAAATACGTGTTATTGAGGAAGAAGGTTCAATCCTTAATAACATATATGTAGGCAGGGTTAATAAAGTTGTACCCAATATAAATTCCGCATTTGTCGAGATATCAAAAGGCATTATATGCTATCTGCCGATAAATGAAGAACATGTGATTTTTCTTAACAGGAAGAATACGGATAAAGTGTGTCAGGGAGATATTGTGCTTGTACAGGTGGTTAAGGACGCCATTAAGACCAAAAGACCTATGGTTACCTGTAAACTTAATATTTCGGGAAAATATGTTGCAATTTCTTTTGATAACAAAGGAATAATCGGAGTTTCCAAAAAAATTACCGACAGCAGGAGAATTGCTGAATTAAAGACACTTCTCAAAGAATATGCTACAGATGAATATGGTTTTATCGTAAGAACGGAAGCAGAACATGCGGATAATAAAGATATATGCGATGAAGCCCTAAAACTTGTAAACGAATTTGAAGATATTGTCCGTATAAGTTCTATGAGACCCGCGTTTACACTTATTAAAAAAGGCGGTAATTCCGTGGATGATATGGTTTCTTCCATGAAGTTAAGAAAAGAAGATGAGGTAATCACAGACATTCCTGAAATATACGAGGCATTGTCAGATAAAGAATATACAGTTTCTTTATATCAGGATACAATGATTTCGCTCAAGACATTGTATAATATCGAAAAAATAATCAACGATGCTTTAAGTAAATATGTGTGGTTAAAAAGAGGCGGATATCTTGTCATAGAACAGACAGAGGCATTGACGGTAATTGATGTTAATACCGGAAAATATGACGGAAAAGACAAAGACAGGGAAGATACCTTCCTTAAAATCAATATGGAAGCAGCGGAAGAAGTTGAAAGACAGTTAAGACTCAGAAATATATCCGGCATTGTGGTTGTTGACTTTATCAATATGAAAGATGACAATATAAAAATACTTACGGATGAGTTATGCACGCAGCTGAAAAAAGATATTGTAAAATGCAAATACGTGGATTATACAAAGCTTGGTCTTGTGGAAATCACAAGACAGAAAATCCGCAGATCTTTGATTGAATATTTTACAAAAAACAGTTGA
- a CDS encoding ribosomal-processing cysteine protease Prp, whose protein sequence is MTNITFYIKSDKSIIGFKSKGHAGFGVRGTDVVCASVSILLINTVNSIEKLTSEECSYKINDRRATIDFQMDTVGDGSQLLLQSLKMGLEGIADGYPGNVTINIEEV, encoded by the coding sequence ATGACCAATATAACTTTTTACATTAAGTCAGATAAGTCAATTATAGGATTTAAGTCAAAAGGTCACGCCGGTTTCGGTGTGAGAGGAACTGATGTAGTATGTGCTTCAGTTTCAATACTTCTTATTAATACTGTTAACTCAATCGAGAAGCTTACTTCGGAAGAATGTAGTTATAAGATTAATGACAGAAGAGCAACTATAGATTTTCAGATGGATACGGTAGGCGATGGTTCACAGCTGCTTCTTCAATCACTGAAGATGGGACTTGAAGGAATCGCAGATGGGTATCCCGGAAATGTTACGATAAATATCGAGGAGGTGTAA
- the rsfS gene encoding ribosome silencing factor yields the protein MDKILNTIYNAIDDKKGGNTRILDISAITTISDYFIVTSGNNYNQVRAIADNVEEELLKKHGMRPERVEGYNNGEWILLDYIDYVIHVFDREQRLFYDIERIWSDGKEIEVK from the coding sequence ATGGATAAAATACTTAATACAATATATAATGCAATAGATGATAAAAAGGGTGGAAACACAAGGATACTTGATATTTCGGCAATTACAACAATATCGGATTATTTTATTGTTACATCCGGAAATAATTATAATCAGGTAAGGGCCATCGCAGACAATGTTGAAGAAGAACTTTTGAAAAAACATGGCATGAGGCCTGAAAGAGTGGAAGGATATAATAACGGAGAGTGGATTCTCCTTGATTATATCGACTATGTTATTCATGTTTTTGACAGAGAACAACGTCTTTTCTATGATATTGAAAGAATCTGGAGCGACGGGAAAGAAATAGAAGTTAAATAA
- the hisG gene encoding ATP phosphoribosyltransferase, with translation MRYITFALAKGRLAKKAMEIMEKIGITCEEMKDEKTRKLIFANEELGFKFFLAKASDVPTYVEYGAADIGIVGRDTILEEGRKLYEVYDLGIGRCRMCVCGPESARELLKNHELIRVASKYPHIAKDYFNNVKHQTVEIIKLNGSVELAPIVGLSEVIVDIVETGTTLKENGLCVLEEVCDLSARIVVNQVSMKMENKRISEIIDKLKKLEEENR, from the coding sequence ATGAGATATATTACATTTGCCCTTGCGAAGGGACGGCTTGCGAAAAAAGCAATGGAGATAATGGAAAAGATAGGTATAACCTGTGAGGAAATGAAAGATGAAAAGACAAGAAAACTTATTTTTGCAAATGAGGAGCTTGGCTTTAAGTTTTTCCTTGCAAAAGCATCTGATGTACCTACTTATGTTGAGTACGGAGCGGCGGATATAGGCATTGTCGGCAGGGACACAATACTTGAAGAAGGTAGAAAGCTTTATGAAGTATATGACCTTGGAATAGGCAGATGCAGAATGTGTGTATGCGGACCGGAGAGTGCAAGGGAGCTTCTTAAAAATCACGAACTTATAAGAGTTGCATCCAAATACCCTCATATTGCAAAAGATTATTTTAATAACGTAAAACATCAGACGGTGGAGATTATCAAATTAAACGGTTCTGTAGAGCTTGCACCGATAGTAGGACTTTCTGAGGTAATCGTGGATATTGTGGAGACCGGTACAACACTTAAGGAAAACGGACTCTGCGTGCTTGAAGAGGTTTGTGATTTATCAGCAAGGATTGTTGTAAACCAGGTTAGCATGAAGATGGAAAATAAAAGAATTTCAGAGATTATTGATAAGCTTAAAAAGCTTGAGGAGGAAAACAGATGA
- the nadD gene encoding nicotinate (nicotinamide) nucleotide adenylyltransferase, with translation MIRTGIFGGTFDPVHYGHIRLAETAYNELSLDKVIFMPAYIPPHKADNIVSDWEHRVNMLKLAISDIPYFNISFLEKELQGRSYTARTLSILKEKYEALVFIMGADSFMNLDGWYHPQEIFNNAEIACACRDKEDRAALLAKADEYSSRYGGVSHILDMVKFDASSTCIRENIRNRKRCDGIIPEKVLEYIKENGLYYGT, from the coding sequence ATGATAAGAACAGGCATTTTCGGCGGTACATTTGACCCTGTCCATTACGGGCATATAAGGCTGGCAGAAACGGCATATAATGAACTTTCTCTGGATAAAGTTATTTTTATGCCTGCATATATACCACCCCATAAGGCAGATAATATTGTCTCAGACTGGGAACACCGTGTGAATATGTTAAAACTTGCCATAAGTGATATTCCGTATTTCAATATTTCTTTTCTGGAAAAAGAACTTCAGGGAAGGTCTTATACGGCGAGAACACTTTCAATTCTGAAGGAAAAATATGAAGCACTTGTTTTTATAATGGGTGCCGACTCATTTATGAATCTTGACGGATGGTATCATCCGCAGGAAATATTTAATAATGCGGAAATAGCCTGTGCATGCCGTGATAAGGAAGACCGTGCGGCGCTGCTTGCCAAAGCGGATGAATACAGCAGCCGGTATGGTGGTGTAAGCCATATTCTTGATATGGTGAAATTTGATGCCAGTTCTACATGCATAAGGGAAAATATAAGGAACAGAAAACGATGTGACGGAATTATTCCTGAAAAAGTTTTGGAATATATAAAGGAAAATGGTTTGTATTATGGAACTTGA
- the hisB gene encoding imidazoleglycerol-phosphate dehydratase HisB has product MGRNAKVIRKTSETDIEIYFETDGTGEAKVDTGIGFFDHMLKSFARHGLFNLDVKVKGDIEVDCHHTIEDTGIVLGEAIKKALGDKKSIRRYGSSLLPMDETLVMCAIDLSGRPYLVFDGTFNTDRVGYFDTEMVKEFFYAISYSAGMNLHIKEMYGENAHHIIEAMFKAFARSLDEATRIDRRVTGLPTTKGAL; this is encoded by the coding sequence ATGGGAAGAAATGCGAAAGTAATAAGAAAAACATCAGAAACAGATATAGAAATCTATTTTGAAACAGATGGAACAGGAGAAGCGAAGGTCGATACCGGAATAGGTTTTTTTGACCATATGCTAAAAAGCTTTGCAAGGCACGGACTTTTTAATCTTGATGTTAAGGTTAAAGGCGATATAGAAGTGGACTGTCACCACACAATTGAAGATACGGGAATTGTTCTCGGTGAAGCTATAAAAAAAGCACTGGGAGATAAAAAATCCATCAGAAGGTACGGTTCTTCACTGCTTCCTATGGATGAGACTCTGGTAATGTGTGCCATTGATCTCTCCGGAAGACCATATCTTGTATTTGACGGAACCTTCAATACGGACAGGGTAGGATATTTTGACACCGAAATGGTAAAAGAATTTTTTTATGCCATATCATATTCAGCTGGTATGAATCTTCATATCAAGGAAATGTATGGTGAAAATGCCCACCATATAATTGAGGCAATGTTTAAAGCTTTTGCAAGGTCACTTGATGAAGCTACAAGAATTGACAGAAGAGTAACAGGACTTCCTACAACGAAAGGAGCACTTTAA
- the rplU gene encoding 50S ribosomal protein L21, translating into MYAIIATGGKQYKVSEGDIIKVEKLGVADGETVTFDKVLLVNDKEAVVGNPTVAGATVTASVVCEGKDKKVIVYKYKRKTGYHKKNGHRQLFTKVKIEKINA; encoded by the coding sequence ATGTACGCAATTATTGCAACAGGTGGAAAGCAGTACAAAGTATCTGAAGGCGACATTATCAAAGTTGAGAAGTTAGGAGTTGCTGATGGTGAAACAGTAACATTCGATAAAGTTCTTCTCGTAAATGATAAGGAGGCAGTTGTTGGTAATCCAACAGTAGCTGGTGCTACAGTTACAGCTTCTGTTGTATGTGAAGGCAAGGACAAGAAAGTCATTGTTTACAAATACAAGAGAAAAACAGGTTACCACAAGAAAAACGGTCACAGACAGTTATTTACTAAGGTTAAGATTGAAAAGATCAACGCTTAA
- a CDS encoding bifunctional folylpolyglutamate synthase/dihydrofolate synthase yields the protein MDYCDVQKYLDSVGRMGSVPGLTAIKALLLELKNPEKNLKVIHIAGTNGKGSTGAFIDKILTNTGLTTGRYSSPAVMEPLEIIRINGKNIGCEDFSEVVTEVKAARERLAEDNIYPTRFEVETASAFLFFSRKKVDVAIIECGMGGLLDATNVFEEVLCSVITSISMDHTDFLGDTLEKIAFNKAGIIKDHCPVVTCNRDEAVAKVIEQEAALKKAPLIQVKDAVLSEIGSQGPELIFSYEEYENLKCGLKGIYQTVNAAAAIEAVKVLKNSGYGISDDNIRDGIENTYWPGRFEIIHNNPLVITDGAHNPDGARALSETLRYYFGNKKHTFLIGIFKDKDIYGILDEIMDLADNVIVIETPGNIRAADCEHVASIIKERYSINAEPFKDVKDGVLRCLELCTDSVVTFGSLSNIKRIKEIIKNDYRR from the coding sequence ATGGACTATTGTGATGTACAAAAATATCTGGATTCTGTGGGCAGAATGGGAAGCGTTCCGGGACTTACAGCCATAAAGGCACTCCTTTTAGAATTAAAGAATCCTGAAAAAAATCTTAAGGTTATTCATATAGCAGGAACCAACGGAAAGGGTTCAACAGGTGCGTTTATTGATAAAATTTTAACAAATACAGGACTGACTACGGGACGTTATTCCTCTCCTGCGGTTATGGAACCCTTGGAAATTATTAGAATTAACGGTAAAAATATCGGCTGCGAGGATTTTTCGGAAGTTGTTACGGAAGTAAAAGCGGCAAGGGAAAGACTGGCAGAAGATAATATTTATCCTACCAGGTTTGAGGTAGAAACTGCATCGGCCTTTCTTTTTTTTAGCAGGAAAAAAGTGGATGTTGCCATTATTGAGTGTGGGATGGGCGGACTTTTGGATGCTACCAACGTGTTTGAAGAAGTTTTATGCAGTGTAATCACATCAATATCAATGGATCACACGGACTTTTTAGGTGATACTTTAGAAAAAATCGCATTCAATAAGGCGGGGATTATAAAAGATCATTGCCCTGTTGTTACCTGTAATCGTGATGAAGCCGTTGCAAAGGTAATAGAGCAGGAGGCAGCATTAAAAAAAGCACCGCTTATACAGGTAAAAGATGCCGTATTATCGGAAATAGGCAGCCAGGGGCCGGAACTTATATTTTCTTACGAAGAATACGAAAATCTTAAATGCGGACTTAAAGGCATATACCAGACAGTAAATGCAGCAGCTGCCATAGAGGCGGTGAAAGTATTAAAAAATTCAGGATATGGTATATCCGATGATAATATAAGGGACGGAATTGAAAATACATATTGGCCGGGCAGATTTGAGATTATCCATAATAATCCGTTAGTTATAACTGACGGTGCACATAATCCCGACGGAGCAAGGGCATTATCGGAGACGCTTAGATATTATTTCGGTAATAAGAAACATACATTTTTAATTGGTATCTTTAAAGATAAGGATATTTATGGTATACTTGATGAAATAATGGATCTGGCAGATAATGTTATAGTCATAGAGACACCGGGAAATATAAGGGCGGCTGATTGTGAGCATGTAGCCTCAATTATAAAAGAACGGTATAGCATTAATGCAGAGCCGTTTAAAGACGTGAAAGACGGTGTATTAAGATGCCTTGAACTATGTACGGATTCTGTTGTTACATTTGGTTCACTTTCCAATATAAAAAGAATAAAGGAAATAATTAAAAATGATTATAGGCGGTAG
- the hisD gene encoding histidinol dehydrogenase — translation MRILTLSEDTKKDILTNLLKRSPNSYGEYEGRVAAIIDDIKARRDEAVFEYTKKFDGYDLDSENILVADEEIKAAYDEIDPKLVDIIRKALVNIRDYHAKQKRNSWFDANEKGTILGQKITPLKRVGVYVPGGKAAYPSSVLMNVVPAKVAGVDEIIMTTPPSKDGKIYCGTLVAAKEAGVDKIYKVGGAQAIASLAFGTDSIPKVDKIVGPGNIYVALAKKAVYGQVGIDSIAGPSEIMVLADETANPRYVAADLLSQAEHDELASAILVTTSMELANKVSEEVTKFVNELSRKAIIEKSIENYGYILVAESMEEAISVVNEIASEHLEIVTKDPFQTMTKIRNAGAIFLGEYSSEPLGDYFAGPNHVLPTNGTAKFFSPLEVDDFIKKSSIISYSREALMDIHDDIEAFAKAEGLTAHANSIKVRFE, via the coding sequence ATGAGAATCCTGACACTTAGCGAAGATACAAAGAAAGATATTTTAACCAATCTTTTAAAAAGAAGCCCTAACAGTTACGGTGAATACGAAGGCAGGGTTGCAGCTATAATTGATGATATTAAGGCAAGAAGGGACGAGGCTGTTTTTGAATACACGAAGAAATTTGACGGATATGACCTTGATTCGGAAAATATTCTTGTAGCAGATGAAGAAATCAAGGCTGCCTATGATGAAATAGATCCAAAGCTTGTGGATATAATCAGAAAAGCTCTTGTAAATATAAGGGATTACCATGCAAAACAGAAGAGAAACAGTTGGTTTGATGCTAATGAAAAGGGAACCATCCTCGGACAGAAAATCACCCCTTTAAAGAGAGTAGGTGTATATGTTCCAGGTGGAAAAGCAGCTTATCCATCATCGGTTCTTATGAATGTTGTACCGGCAAAGGTGGCAGGCGTTGACGAGATTATTATGACAACACCTCCTTCAAAGGACGGAAAGATATATTGCGGAACACTTGTTGCTGCTAAAGAGGCGGGCGTTGACAAAATATACAAGGTAGGCGGTGCCCAGGCAATCGCTTCACTTGCTTTCGGAACAGATTCAATTCCTAAGGTGGACAAAATTGTGGGACCGGGCAATATTTACGTTGCCCTTGCAAAGAAAGCTGTTTACGGACAGGTTGGTATTGATTCCATAGCAGGTCCAAGCGAGATAATGGTACTTGCCGACGAGACTGCCAATCCACGTTATGTAGCGGCAGATCTTTTATCACAGGCAGAGCATGACGAACTTGCATCGGCAATTCTTGTAACTACTTCAATGGAGCTCGCCAATAAGGTATCCGAGGAAGTGACAAAGTTTGTTAATGAACTTTCAAGAAAAGCAATAATTGAGAAATCTATTGAAAATTACGGATATATCCTTGTAGCGGAGTCAATGGAGGAAGCAATAAGCGTTGTTAATGAAATTGCTTCCGAGCACCTTGAAATTGTAACAAAGGATCCGTTCCAGACAATGACTAAAATAAGGAATGCAGGAGCAATTTTCCTTGGGGAATATTCATCAGAACCTTTGGGGGATTATTTTGCAGGTCCTAACCATGTCCTCCCTACAAATGGGACGGCTAAGTTCTTTTCACCTCTTGAGGTTGACGATTTTATTAAGAAATCCAGCATTATTTCTTACTCAAGGGAAGCTCTTATGGATATACATGATGATATTGAAGCATTTGCCAAGGCAGAGGGATTAACTGCCCATGCCAATTCAATTAAAGTCAGATTTGAATAG
- the yhbY gene encoding ribosome assembly RNA-binding protein YhbY, which yields MTTKQRAYLKGLAMTIEPIFQCGKSSVTPDFVKAVSEALEKRELIKISVLQNCADDPKEIGIMISERTRSELVQVIGKKIVLYKQAKNEKNRKIELPKAAKKQTI from the coding sequence ATGACAACGAAACAGAGAGCATATTTAAAAGGACTTGCAATGACCATCGAACCTATTTTCCAGTGCGGAAAAAGTTCCGTAACACCTGATTTCGTAAAGGCGGTATCGGAAGCGTTGGAAAAGAGAGAACTTATCAAAATAAGTGTTTTACAAAATTGCGCAGATGATCCAAAAGAAATCGGAATAATGATTTCTGAAAGAACAAGGTCAGAACTTGTCCAGGTTATAGGAAAAAAGATTGTTTTATATAAACAGGCAAAAAATGAAAAGAACCGTAAAATAGAACTGCCTAAGGCAGCTAAAAAACAGACTATATGA